The Pelmatolapia mariae isolate MD_Pm_ZW linkage group LG2, Pm_UMD_F_2, whole genome shotgun sequence sequence CGCCTGCTGCCTCCTATAATCAGCTGCAGGGCGGCAGCTGGTAAGAAGCCCTCTTGTTGCAGAGTCACATTTTTCACCAGCCTTTCCACCAGGATGAAGAATTGTGAGGAAAGTGTTTACAGGAGGGAAGGAAAATAACTGTATCCATTCACACGTTGGTAGTTCGGCTGATCACTAAGCCCCATTGACAGGGTTTGCTGAAAGTGGCTGAAAACTCACCAGCGCCCCCTGTTGTCTTCACATTGTAGTTGGATGACGTCTCCACGTTTGAtgacgatgctgtctggtcCATTTTGGAGACAGTCAGCCAAAACCCTGTATCTGCCTGGAGACTAACAGAGAAGGAAAACTGTCAAGcagatttatttatacagcgcttctGAAAGCAGGTGTTACAAAGTGTGTCATAAAAAAGGCACgatgaagaagaaaatattaaaGAGAACGATTAATAACAGGCACAGCAGCCCCAAAATAGATTCAAAATAAGATTCAAAATTATCTGGAAAAGTAATGGGGTGTCTTAAGAAGTACGATAAGTATGGTTGGGTATTTTGCAGTAAAAGTTGACTTACAGGCAAAAGCAATATGGGAAATGTTTCATAATATGTGGGGGGAAATTTCAAAGAGAGATAAGACAACTTTCCTTTTTTGGCATTTAACTAGATaatagaagttaaaaaaaaaaagctgggagAATTTTAGTTTATACAGTATCTGTAGTTGCATTTGTTCTCACCAGTTGCACCAAAACCTCCTCGTCTGTGTCAGATGGATGGAAGGGGTCGCGACCTCCAGGCCACTCCTCCAGACCCTCGCAGATGTCTACGGAGTGAGGAGCTCCTGGCCAGCCTGGGGCACATACATGACTTTTTTCTGTTAAAGGCATCAGCAAGCACATTCTTCCAAATACCACATCTTAAAAGGCACCATGTAGATACTTAGTAACTATGTCGACATCACAATGACCCCTTTGTCACTTACTGGGAAATTAATAAGAAGGTGGAATCAAAAGCTAATCTCAGTAGATGGACCTTTTTCCCTTGTAATCCTCGATGTACTTGTTTCTTCAGATCAAAGTACACCTGAACTGCTGAGGGGGGAAAAGTCAAATATCTATATTAGTTTACGATTTTGAAGAAAATCAGCAACAGCGGCACAACAGTGTGCAATACAGGTATAGTTTGCAAGAttcccttcattttttttagtgATTTAGTTACTAAGTATCTACTTGATTATAACATAAATGCGCAGCGATGACATTTTACTCACTCCTACGGTTGTGCTGGTGTTTCGGGGAGTGGGGCTGGGGGTCTGGACTGCTCCTCCCAGACTCTGTCTCCTCTGAACTCACTGATGCCCTCTGCTGTTTGCTGggaaaataacacaaaacaacatGAGACCAAATAGTGCACAGAGTCAGAAACACTCAGGACAGACATTATCCTCAACCATGCACTGGGGTCAGACTATGACTTCTACAGTAATAACACATGGGAAGTGTAAATGCTGCCCCAGGTGAGTCTGTTAAGAACAactctttcctgttgtttctcaTACACCAATGGCCACCAGCCATACAACACAGAGCACAGCAGCCATTTGCAAGCCTCTTTGTAAAGGGTGGGAAGTAGTACTTACAGACCACTGGCACAAGGAAAGATCTGGTCTCGATTTATTAAGATCCAAAGGAAGAGATTTAACAACTTTATTATTAGATGCTGAATAAGAAGTTTTCAGCAAAGCAAATTTCCCTGATGCTTGATCAGATCTCAAAAAACGAGGCCCATCTCAAGAAGCGGCTGTCATGAAGAAATTAAGAAAATGGAATGAAACTTAaactcttcttctgtttgtccttACAATTACATGCAAAATAGAAAATCTGAGATGAAAGAAATAAGATTGTGTTAGAAACTGTATTAGAAAGCTATGATGGAACTGCTGAGACGCTGGCAGGAGTATTTGGGGATCAATTATGGACTGGAATGAGGCCTATAAAAGTGGGTGCAGCTGGCGATCAGTTTGCAAACACAGCAGCCCAGGGTTTTTAATCCTTAAGGCGGGCCACATGGGTCATGCCAGGGTGAATCAAGCCAGGCTGGGCCAAGCTGTTTACCACTGAGCGTTAACAGCAGGTCAGTGGCGCTGTGGGTAGTGGCGGGGACGTGGCCGGGGGCGTTGCCGGGGGCTTCGGTGACGGGGGCTCCGGGACCGCAGGCACAGAAACACATCAGCTGACAGCGATACAAAGTCCAGCCCCGGCAGACAGCCCCTGGGAACCCCTCTGGACGGCCGCATGCCCCTGCAGGTAGGGGACGGGAGGAGTGGGGATAGGCAACTGGACAGCAGTGAACACAGTTGGGCATGTGCCCATTTTCATACACCGCCACACACAGCCTCCTACCAGGGCCGTGTGAAATGTCTCATTCACTCAAGCTCTGATCACATGTGAAAACTCAGCAAACGCAAATGTTTTAGCACTGACTACATATGGGCGTGTTTTGCataggtttgtgtgtttgtgcaactACAGCCTACAGTCATGCACTTACAACAGTGTAAATAACCGTCTATAGTCAGCTGTAGGCACTGACCTCTCAGAGAGTGGTGGAGAAAGCGGCATATGGTCAACGATGTGGCCGTGTTGATATGCTTCATCTGTGAGGAAAAGGTACTATATTATAGGCATATAAGGAGAGATGAGCCAAGTCTGTAAGTTGACTATTAActcaatttctttcttttaagaACAGCGCAGGGTGAAGAAACTGAGCATAAAGGCTAACCCACCAACTGTGGAACTTTGAATCTGAACTCTTGCTCTCTGAGTGCTATGAGAGTCAGTTCAAAGCTCTGACGGTTAAAGGAAACCTTTGTGCtgagaattttttttcccataTTAACTTAAGTTGCTCTCAGACCTCTAAGCATCTTCTGCTGGTTAGTCAGGATTCTACGGAGCTCATTGAGCCAGGCCATCTTCACCTCCACTGTAGGAGCCTgaagaacaacacaaacattaaaCAAGAAGTGTCAtttggattttaaaaaatctgaacaTGTTTTTCTCTAGCTACAttaccatttcttctttatTTGTAATTAATATGTGCAACAATATAATGACTTTAAatagatattttaaataaataataatatatcttgttttgtttgaatAACATCCCCAAACCATATATATCTAGCTAACTGGGAATGAATACGAGCAAAACCAACAGATTTTGCATTACAGTTTTagttgaaatgtttttaaaaatgctgcctTACCTGAACCACATACACTTCCTCCCTGCCACTGTACCAGATCTCAAACTTCTTCACATCTCCCTTGACGTTTTCTGTGATCCCCACAGCAGTCATCTGCCAAGAGACATACACTGTTTACACCGAAGCTGGGACTGGCAGGGCAAACAGCGCATCATACATCAGTGTTACATCATGTTAACACATCTGTCCCGTCGCAACACAAACATTTgcggtcacacacacacctccgcTGTGTGACTTCTTCCTTCCCACACCCTCAATAATAAATCAAGAgctgcagctgttagtgtgaCACCAACTGTGACAACTTCAACAAATCAACACACAATAAAAGAAGTGTTACAGGACTACACACATGTTGTGTGAGCAGCACATGTGCTAGGAGCTCACGATAAAGACAGTAGTATTAACTCAGCATCTTCAGATCTATTTCATcactttttattaaaacaaaagaacagatTAGATATGATGGACAGTCCATTTGTATCCAAAGTATTGTGATTTTTTAAACTATAGTTTGGCTTTGTTTCAAattattttcttccattttcatCCTTAGATTTCTGGAATTGCTCAATTGTAATTTACAAATCTATAAACTCATATACATTTTGCCTTCTGTTCACCATGTATTGCATGTTGTAGACACTATAGTGCATACATATTTAAACAtaacaaatgtttaaactaaGAAAACATACCATTTTAAGACAATACTAtcttattttgaatttgatggcagcaaagtgTCACAAAAAGTTGGGAGAGGACAGCCAAAGTCTGTAAAAACAAGTGttactaaaaataaacagctgaaaTAACTAAACAAGTTCCATGGCAACTGGTCAGCATCATGACTGGTGATAAAAAAGTGCATCTTAGAGAAGAAGAGTTTTTCAGCAGTAAAGAAATGCAAATATTCGCCACACTGTAAAACCTGAATCTACAAATCATGGAAcaagttttcatttcatttcatttaaaatcataAGAAGTTTGAATATCTGATCATCTACAGTTCATAATACCGTTGAAAGGTTCAGGGAATCTGGAAAAATCTCTCCTGAGATCCAGATATGGCAAAAAATCAATATTAGATGTGTGCGATCTTTAGGCCCTGAAGCAGCAGTGTGTTAAAAACAGGCATGACTCAGTCAAGGAAATAACTGTATGTAAACACAGTTCACTATGGCATCCACACACTGAAGGTTAGAGCTCTGGAAAACTGTCGTgttgaaatttgaaattttcTCATGACCCCTTTGGTGAACCAAAATGTTCTAATTTCTACTCATCAAACCATAAGAAAGCACAGAAAACTATTGCATTGCTTAAAATTAGACAAACCTTGAGACAATGCTTGAAGCTGTATGACGGGGTCTTGTCACAGCCATCTCCATGCTCCTCCCTTCGCTTGCATAAAAGTAGAGCTCTCTCGTACAAGAAGAGGTGCCGCTGCATTGGCTTGAAACGAGCCATCTCCTTCATGCGAGTGGGGCCCTTTTTATGGCTGATCCACACACTGAAGGATCCCTGCATCAGCACACGGCCCAGCTCACAAATATCACCCTGTGTATAGTAGAGGGGAGGGGATGTATGCATAAACCTTTGTTGCAAATATATTTTGGCTATTTATAATGTAGCAATTCATAGACTGTCACTCTTATCAGTCAAAATGTACTTCACCTCATATCCTGTGATTGCAATCTGGTGCATGGAGTCATTGACTGATTTGAGAAGGTCCAGCATGGCTGCTAGTGCCCCCTGGAGTTCAGAGGTGCCCTCACAGTCTGTGCTATATTTTATCAGCTCCTGAAAATACAGAAACACAGCACATGTaggtaaatacacacacacacacacacacacacaaatgcatgcAAACTTACACACAAACATGGCACAAAGCTGTGCATTTGGATGGTAAAGACTGTTAGTGTTGTTGGACCTGAGCCTATTCAGCAGATTCTGTACTAAGAGTTAATGAATGCCAGCAAATTGGCACATTTGGGGCAGCAGGTATTTTCAATGATATCTTTTTATACAAATACCTAAACACCAAATTAATTATAAGGAGTGCATTTAAGATGCTGTTTGCTGTATTTGCATGCCGGGATATATGAAgtgcacatttaaaataatcccACATGCCAGCTCTGTGTGAGCTTGCATAAAGCAAGTGTGTTGGACCATCTGAAGAACACATTTAAGGACAGTTTTGTGGAAATGAAAGTATGCCACCTCACATGCAGATTAACTTCTAAATAACTTTGAATCATATATTGACTTTCTATACATTTGCATAATATGGTTTAGCTTTCTAACCTTCAGCAGCAGCTGGTATTTTGTGAGGCGCTGGATAGGTTTCAACAGATAGGAATCCAggcccagtttgtgctccagctTTTTTTGACACTCCTTCAAaaggaagacaaaaaaacatcaatcaGTGCAATGTTGCCAGTGACACATCATAGCATTTCAATTCTTACTacaatttaaaacacatttattctgAACTGGTGGTATTAAAATTGCTTCGAACGGCAGTGGTCTATGTTGTATGCTTGTGCAGAAATAATAAATGAAGTGGGCACTTAAAGTAATCTTTTACATTGTGTCAAAACAGTTTAAGAATCTCTTGATGTAAAGTCAACTAACCAAAAAGAAGCCGCAATCTGAGAATTGTCTCCACAGTGCCTCTGAGCGTAGTTTATTCTGACAGTAGCTTTCATACATTTGGAAGCTTTCTTTCTGAAGAGACAGGAAAAAAGGAACATGTCTTAAAATATGGCTGTAAATTATGTACAAATGATCAACATATAAAGAAGCTGCAAAAACCCCATCATCTCACCCGCTCCAGAAAACACGCTCCCACACCTTCAGGAGCCTCCAGGCATCCTTCCAGGTCCTGAAGGAAAACTCTGAATTCCCATAAAAGTCCAAAAGATCAAAAAATAGATGTCAAAAGCCAAAGAAAGTGGTCTAAGAAAGACCATCCTACAAATTACCCTTCATACAATAACTGAAACATGAGCTCGCAGCTCACACTGCAATAACCACTATAGTTAAAAACAGCCTTTTACAACAGAATTATTGCATCCCAGCATTTTTGGCTTGTAAATTGAACAATTATATGTGTAGATCTCATTAATCATTattacttgtctttatttttcatgttttctcaaGTCTAAATGGGATATGAGTCCTTAATCATTCACCTGCTGTGAAAATTGTAAATCTCTGGCATGTTTCCAAAGAGAATGTCTCTCTTACTGCGAAGTATTGGGGGCAGGACCCCCGACAGAGCTGGGTTGTCCATTTCAGCCCTGTAACCCTGCATTATTTATAGGAACATGACAGAAGAAATATATGGTTTATGAAAACAGCATTACTTATTAATCACAAAGAATCATTTGACTCAATCTGAATTCAAATGATCgtaaacatacagtacacacattTAGTAGTATTTAACAAGGAGAATCTcatatttactttaaattaaaagaaatcatGATTTCTTACCaataacactgacagcagcTCTTCCACATAGATTCTTTCAGTTTCTATGAGTTCCCTCATCACATGACTGTGACACAAACATATACAGCATGCAAAAGTAGAAAGAGATAGAGGACATCATTAGCACTGAACAAAGAGAATAGCTAAGTAAACAGCATCAAGAGCAGTACTGATGACAGACAGATGGGTGGACggatgcttcctcctcaccgctTCAAGAGATCTGGGCTGTCGTCTCCATCCAGACTGTACGACACACAGCTCCGGCTCTCCTGGTAGTCGTGCATCACCTCTATCTGAACACACCACAGATGGACAGCACTGACTCTTCCATTTGGGTTTAGACAAAATGTTAATGCACTTAACAATTTATTGGGCCAAATAAGAAAAGTTACGTAATGAAATGATGAAGTTTGGAGATGGCGTGAAAATGGAAGTAAAtaagcacaacttttatttgtTACGTACTTTTCGAGAGTTGGGGACCTTTCTCGATGCTCTTTTCCCAGGCAGTGAAAGATCGAATGTGAACTTCAATCCATCACCTATGAAAGCAAGATCAACAACAATTCATCAAGAGTGGGAttcaaaaacactttattacCGAAGAGATGACTAATTAAAGCATCAACACTAAATAATACACAAGTGATTTGTGATCCACATATTTATAACCATAATTTGCATTTCAGGTAATCAGGTGATAAGTTGCTTTCTGTAAAGGTGTGATACCAAAGCAGCATGTACAGGTTTAAAGCAGGCCTGTGAGTGTATTTGTGATCCCAGCTGAAGCTGAATCCCTCCACAACAGTCGAAGCTCAGCTGAGCGTTATCATCAGTTATGTGGGTATACGCATGTGTGAGGACGAAATATATATTTGAACCAGATAAAATGAATCAGATCAGATCTAACCCTCTTTTTCATTTATCTCTTTTCATACACAGATAAAGGTGTACCGAGTATCTAAGAAGCCTCTAAGGGGCTCATAACCACTCCCGCTCTTTCTCTCATTAGTATGGTTTCCTGctatgcagaaaaaaacattaaagacaTGAATGGAGAATAATCTTTTTACAGTTGCACattcttaaaaaacacaaaagcctaCACACAGACACCAGATAACACATACTCTGTCAGTTGGATATGCTGCATAATGTGCAGCCTCCCGTGAGACATAGCAGGAGAAGAAAAGTTCTTTAATGTATATGAACCACATATGGTTGTATAGCAACCAACATGACTAATAGCTTAGTCAGGCATTTCCCAGTGGACCAATTATACCTGTGACCCCTGCTCTAGCTCATTTGTAACGGGGGTGCTAAACCTGACGGCCATTGAGGAAAACCTAGTTGCTAGACAGTGAATGTATCTGATAATGTTACATGTCATGTGTTCAATGAATCATAGTGcctaaaagaaagaaacaagaagGAGAGCCAACAGTGTGAGCTTATACCATACGCTGCAAATCTGGGCATTTAATTGAGGACAAGTGATACTTCAtccagtgtgaaaaaaaagaaaaaaattcatCATTTGTGTTCATAAACGGGGTGACAAATTCTCTATTTCAATAACGATTCTTCTTTTGAAGTAAGCTGGTTTATATCTGTGTGCCTGTGCTGTACCATGTTTTGGAGAGAAGAGCGGAGACTTGGATCGTGGTGTGTTTTCAGGCCTGGGGGCCACCAGTTGGACCGGTCGTACGTGTTTATCAGCCAGCTTCCTTAGACAAGCCTGTCGATTCTGGATCATCTGCTGTACTGCTGCATGCTTCTCAAACATTTTCCCAATCTGGGCCTACAGAGAGCCAAAaagaaagggagagggagagagaagagatgTAAGGCAAAggagttttaattttaatgtaacaatccaataaCGTGACTGCTTGAATTAGGTCATAATTTCTCTCATTATACGTTTGGTTTTGTAACATTGTTTTCAAATATTAGGGTTTGTTAGCTTACTTGAAAATGAGGTGTAATAACAGCCTCATATTCAGCGGTTACAGTGTCAAGTCCTGAGCTCAGCATAGACGGAGCCCCTTCCAAGAGCTTCTCAATGTCCCTCAGAGCAGCCTGGGCCCCCTCCTTAGACTGAAACTTATCTACTAGCTGATTGGCCAGTAGATATGCCGCATCATCACACCAAGTCTGGGCCTGAAGACAAAGGGCGCATGCGTATCATACAAGAGATATGAGTGTGCTTGCATGTTTGTATATAAATGTGTATCTCTAAATACCTGCCCAAGACAAAGCAGCATCTGGTGTGTTTGCAGAAGACGAGTGTGTTTGGTCTTGAGAGCAGCAGTGAGTGTATCACAGTAGTGACGAAGCTCATTGCAGCGTTGCATGATGAGAGCCATGGCATAGTGGTGACCAGCTGATAGCTGGTGTCCATGAAGGATGATTATCTGGGCCCGAGCTGTCACCTCCTGATCAACAGGGAATCACACCAAGGAAGGAGTCAGTTTTATTGGACGTACTATAAAAACTGAAAGATTCTGGCAACACTATACACATATACAGGTATATGCAAAAATCTGGTACCTCCGGACATATTATGCAGTTTAGTTATTTGAAGGAAATTTGAGTTAAAATTTGATGCTGTAAATACACACTAAATTTAcctaattttaatttaaatagtaGCAGAGCTAAAAAaagcttaattttaataaatgttggAGAAACACTGACCTGTGCATTGGACTCTAGATTGTCCAGCCTTTTGAGGGCCTGTTCTGTTTCAGCCAGACTGTTCGCAGATATGCATAGTTCCCTCTCCTGAGCTGTGAGATGCTCTAGACATAACTCCAtctaaacagaaaagaaaagactaaCTATAAAGCAGACCTCTGTTAGCTTCCAGAGGCATtagtcacaaaaacacaaacacagacagacaggtagATGACAGCCTTACCTCCTGAAAGCTTTGCTCATATCTGAGCAACTGGAGATACTGATGGAGCTTTAGATGATGCTTCTCAAAAAAGCCGTCAAAGGCAGACTCCATGTCTCTGAGCTGGGCGAGAAGCCTAAAAACACGAAGTGCATTCCCTTTGATCTCATTTGCTTCTCCTATTAAAGCTACTGCTCAGTAAGCATTAGTTTTACACTTTGGCTAGAAGAAGGACGGTGTAGATTacaattttactttgaaatatacttttttaaaacagctacaagacaaaaactgttgCTTGAAGATAATTTACCTTTGCACCGTCTCCCAGTCCAGCTTCACGTCCCACTGGGAGTCATCCTCCTTCGCAGTGGTCTCCAGGCTGGAGAGAAGATGACGACCCTCCTTTGACACCGACCTGATTGCATCCTTCCAAAGGAGGAAAAGATTGTAGCACATAACACTAGATTAATGTCAAAGTTTTGATATTACTAAACGTATCTCAATGGAAAACATCAGTTTTCTGTACTTACTTTGAGTTTTCTGTACTTGTCCGTGTGCAACTCGAGGAGACACTCTATGGCTTTCGCCTCTTCAGGCAGCTCCGTCTCTGCCAGCTCAGTACCAAAGCCCTGTAGCATCTGTGCAATGTCTTTGACTGTTACAGCGAAACTTTCAATGGCCTGTATTGAAAAATGCAaacgcaaaaacaaagcaatatAAGTGCATAGACAATTAAAACACTGTAGTATTCATTTGAGtaggaaaaaagaagaatctttgACTCACTGTTCTTAATAGagttttaacagtaaaaaaggGCCCTGATGTGGCATATGCAAAGAAGCAAGACAGCACAGCCACATTAAGAGCATGCTGATGTCACTCTGGAGAGGTTTGAAAACTCAAGAATACTTTGGAAGAATAGGTGACAGAATGTATATTGAATATCTGTAAAAATGTCAGCTCTGTCATAGAGGGAGTGTAGAACGAtagatttttattgtttgacTGGACTGTGCTTTTGAATCTGGAGCTCACCGTCCGCAAAACAATCCAGTCACTGTGACAGTAGTCCAGAGTGCCTCCAAACTCTGATGTCAGCTGGTTCTCATCAATGTAGCGCAGCAGGTCTGTGACAGAACTCAGCATCACCACCTAAAGGTACAGACAGAAACTGAGACCTGACAGATGCTCACTTTATAACTCTTGTTTTAAAAGATATCACAGGTTGTTTTTGTAGATGAGAAAATGTCCAAATACGTCTGCCATACTGAAGATGGTATGATCAACTACTGACACGTCTGTGTGGTCTGTAGCTTTCTGGCTAATGGGATTATTAGAACCATTTGGCATGCATAAGAGGTTgctataattatttaataataattacgTCAAAAGTTCATACTGAAATCAGTTCTCGGTTCTTGGTGGTGTTCACCAAAAAACATGTGACTTATGGAGCTCAAGGTTGTAATAAGAATGAGGTGTACCTCGTTTTGATGGGACACATGTTTGGTAACTGAGGAGGAGCTGCCTTACTGGCATTTTGAGCATGAAGTCCTCCTGGCTGAAGCGGAAGCCTATATCAGTAACAGTACGGTGGAAGAAGCTGGTAGGTCGGAGCACCAAGACCAGGTGGAGGTTCCCAGGAAAGGAAGCCTTGatgtggataaaaaaaaatacaataaaatgaaaaacaggggTTAGTGTATAATTGATGATGAGGCATATTTAGGAGGACTCGGTATAAATCAAAACTTTTGTAGCTAACCTCACTATgttggacaaaaacaaacatatgagCTTTTTTCCAGCATCAACATAAAAACGTACGTATGCTTATAAGCAGAGGAAGAAGGAGAGAAAGGGGTGAATGTTAATCAGTAATCGCTAGAGTGTGTTACTCAAGCAATTACTGTCAGACTGATGGATTCAAGGTTCAGTCAGTGAAGACTGCTATTTACAGGCCTCTGGATTTCATCATCAGGTTATTTGAGGTCATTGCGTGTAGGAATTTCTGCTCGAGATCTACATTTTACCTCAAATATAAGGCATTTCAACAGCATTCTGCATCTCTAGTCAAGTCTAACTGAAGATGTGCTGAAAACCACAAGTAACTAAGGCATATTGCATTCGAACCTAAAGGgcaagcaaataaaataaatgcctATTTTGGGGgcagttggcagttcgtcttgtaatcggaaggttgccggttcgagcccccgGCTCCGAGAGTCAGagggtcagagggcccggtggcgccagtgcccggcagcctcgcctctgtcagtgcgccccagggcagctgtggctacaatgtagcttgccatcaccagtgtgtgtgaatgggtggatgactgaatgtagtgtaaagcgctttggggtccatagggactaagtaaagcgctatacaaatacggGCCATTTATATCTTCAGGCATAGGCAAAGTACTTTACATCGTTTACATTATGTAGCTTCGAGTGGTGCAGGAgtcaactctgcagcagagttatttatttatttattttatttgcatggGACATTTACTTGTCCCGAATCGACCTCTTACCCTCAGGATACATGCACTACAAAAAGTCATCAGTCAAACTACACAGGGGATCGCTCAGGTATCACACACAACCGACCGCATGACTAAGCACAAAGCGCGTTCTGCACCGCAGTGCTACACTCGCCAGCACCCACAGCTGATGCCCCTGCTGCATTCGCCCTGCCCGCCTAGTAACTTCAACTTAACTCTTCACACGATGGATTAAAACAAACCAGCGGCTTATTACCGGGCTCCTCCGGATCTTCGGCCTTCGTCGCCGGTAAAAGCAATCGGCCATGGTATTGGAAGCCATCTCGGCAAAGTATAAGTGCCCGCCCGATCACTGAAAATCTGTGCCAAGCTGAGGTATGCAGCTCCCTCCGGATGCCTGCCCACAGCCGCAGcactgctgctgcctgctgcctcAGACAGCAGAGCGTGGCAGTACACTGCAACGTCTCCCCTCCCGCTCGTCTTCCTTATCCCTTCCTCTCCTCAGCATCCCGCGTCATCACTCAGTTTTTGCTTACTCACAGATTTGCAGCCCTATGCGACGGGACATTCGATACAGACCGGACCTTTGGGGTCTTCTGCAAACTATGCACTACtcgcaaaaacaaaagaaaaaaaaatcaacaaattactataatgaaaaaaaattgctttaATAGTGCTATTCGGGTATTGTTCACGACTTCAGTATCAGAGAGAGCAACTCATAAATTAAATAGCAGCTTCTGGGCACAGATACGTTGCAGCTTACAAGTGAAGATAAATAATGTATTTGTTCTGCACATATAACATCGATTAAGTTAGAAACAGttt is a genomic window containing:
- the mcf2a gene encoding proto-oncogene DBL isoform X4, producing the protein MLSSVTDLLRYIDENQLTSEFGGTLDYCHSDWIVLRTAIESFAVTVKDIAQMLQGFGTELAETELPEEAKAIECLLELHTDKYRKLKDAIRSVSKEGRHLLSSLETTAKEDDSQWDVKLDWETVQRLLAQLRDMESAFDGFFEKHHLKLHQYLQLLRYEQSFQEMELCLEHLTAQERELCISANSLAETEQALKRLDNLESNAQEVTARAQIIILHGHQLSAGHHYAMALIMQRCNELRHYCDTLTAALKTKHTRLLQTHQMLLCLGQAQTWCDDAAYLLANQLVDKFQSKEGAQAALRDIEKLLEGAPSMLSSGLDTVTAEYEAVITPHFQAQIGKMFEKHAAVQQMIQNRQACLRKLADKHVRPVQLVAPRPENTPRSKSPLFSPKHGDGLKFTFDLSLPGKRASRKVPNSRKIEVMHDYQESRSCVSYSLDGDDSPDLLKRHVMRELIETERIYVEELLSVLLGYRAEMDNPALSGVLPPILRSKRDILFGNMPEIYNFHSRVFLQDLEGCLEAPEGVGACFLERKESFQMYESYCQNKLRSEALWRQFSDCGFFLECQKKLEHKLGLDSYLLKPIQRLTKYQLLLKELIKYSTDCEGTSELQGALAAMLDLLKSVNDSMHQIAITGYEGDICELGRVLMQGSFSVWISHKKGPTRMKEMARFKPMQRHLFLYERALLLCKRREEHGDGCDKTPSYSFKHCLKMTAVGITENVKGDVKKFEIWYSGREEVYVVQAPTVEVKMAWLNELRRILTNQQKMLRDEAYQHGHIVDHMPLSPPLSESKQQRASVSSEETESGRSSPDPQPHSPKHQHNRRSWPGAPHSVDICEGLEEWPGGRDPFHPSDTDEEVLVQLSPGRYRVLADCLQNGPDSIVIKRGDVIQLQCEDNRGRWLVKNVTLQQEGFLPAAALQLIIGGSRRENSSRLGDPGNLKVRKLSSP
- the mcf2a gene encoding proto-oncogene DBL isoform X2, translated to MGPASLQEDRELRKESKEEMESYRCLLQAGSQLESTLQQVTVPVSMKEVGGYIEKQVAYLSGGRGEDSSVIITLPECSAFSDIPEEALAKVFTYLTLIPRTRQPGVKFIIILDRRLDTWASIKTALARIAASFPGNLHLVLVLRPTSFFHRTVTDIGFRFSQEDFMLKMPVVMLSSVTDLLRYIDENQLTSEFGGTLDYCHSDWIVLRTAIESFAVTVKDIAQMLQGFGTELAETELPEEAKAIECLLELHTDKYRKLKDAIRSVSKEGRHLLSSLETTAKEDDSQWDVKLDWETVQRLLAQLRDMESAFDGFFEKHHLKLHQYLQLLRYEQSFQEMELCLEHLTAQERELCISANSLAETEQALKRLDNLESNAQEVTARAQIIILHGHQLSAGHHYAMALIMQRCNELRHYCDTLTAALKTKHTRLLQTHQMLLCLGQAQTWCDDAAYLLANQLVDKFQSKEGAQAALRDIEKLLEGAPSMLSSGLDTVTAEYEAVITPHFQAQIGKMFEKHAAVQQMIQNRQACLRKLADKHVRPVQLVAPRPENTPRSKSPLFSPKHGDGLKFTFDLSLPGKRASRKVPNSRKIEVMHDYQESRSCVSYSLDGDDSPDLLKRHVMRELIETERIYVEELLSVLLGYRAEMDNPALSGVLPPILRSKRDILFGNMPEIYNFHSRVFLQDLEGCLEAPEGVGACFLERKESFQMYESYCQNKLRSEALWRQFSDCGFFLECQKKLEHKLGLDSYLLKPIQRLTKYQLLLKELIKYSTDCEGTSELQGALAAMLDLLKSVNDSMHQIAITGYEGDICELGRVLMQGSFSVWISHKKGPTRMKEMARFKPMQRHLFLYERALLLCKRREEHGDGCDKTPSYSFKHCLKMTAVGITENVKGDVKKFEIWYSGREEVYVVQAPTVEVKMAWLNELRRILTNQQKMLRDEAYQHGHIVDHMPLSPPLSESKQQRASVSSEETESGRSSPDPQPHSPKHQHNRRTVQVYFDLKKQVHRGLQGKKVHLLRLAFDSTFLLISQ